In Papaver somniferum cultivar HN1 chromosome 1, ASM357369v1, whole genome shotgun sequence, a genomic segment contains:
- the LOC113305313 gene encoding transcription factor bHLH112-like isoform X1 codes for MAEEFQQSGICSGNLWNSDRINGSNSLPFSTGTNDVGFNSYVGSWRHNNTTTDHHHHHYPISSLEMNKTRSSTDESGGTSLSGSSSIVYQDIQKPQESDSVGHEGGGNSSDSILMDSTLQMMGFSLSSSSVPSLDWNNQNYLSNNNRSRNGRADEGDDDQVLKDWSNDLKSFNSCGGSGGEDSSSTITSLKQINNGFALDEQQQQPQSSDCTVTCEGLPTSFPINSSTLYGCPTTLLQGLFEPDHNLPPPSGASYPDENRTMDFNNPSLTNYIMNSSNDLSSNNTTWQKFSHQFLKTTTSPPQLQPTSNNQSLYFSNDAPFWNASAASMTNDRSSFLPSSQQIQLLTSSFEENKPYPSNHTVKPKKSEEVRDSSSALKKSNNEPSFKRPRIETPLPTFKVRKEKLGDRITALQQLVSPFGKTDTASVLFEAIEYIKFLHDQVSVLSAPYLKNCSAHIQHHHKNSNKSRDHNGQGNRNYHQQDLRSRGLCLVPISSTFPVTNETATDFWTPTFGGTYR; via the exons ATGGCAGAAGAGTTTCAACAAAGTGGTATTTGCAGTGGGAATTTGTGGAATTCTGATAGGATTAATGGATCCAATTCATTACCTTTCTCTACAGGTACAAATGATGTAGGATTCAACAGCTACGTTGGATCATGGAGGCACAATAATACTActactgatcatcatcatcatcattatccaaTATCATCATTAGAGATGAATAAAACTAGGTCATCCACTGATGAGTCTGGAGGGACTTCGCTGTCTGGTAGCTCATCGATTGTTTATCAAGATATTCAAAAACCACAAGAATCGGATTCTGTCGGTCATGAAGGTGGAGGCAACAGCAGCGACAGCATCTTAATGGATTCGACGTTACAAATGATGgggttttctctttcttcttcatcagtacCTTCCCTAGATTGGAATAACCAAAATTACTTAAG CAATAATAATCGAAGTCGCAACGGAAGAGCTGATGAAGGAGATGATGATCAAGTCCTAAAAGATTGGAGTAATGATTTGAAAAGTTTTAATTcatgtggtggtagtggtggtgaagATTCATCATCAACTATAACTTCTTTGAAGCAAATAAATAATGGTTTTGCTTTAGACGAACAACAACAACAGCCGCAATCCAGTGATTGCACGGTTACTTGCGAGGGTTTACCAACAAGTTTCCCGATAAATTCTTCTACACTATATGGATGTCCGACAACTTTGTTACAAGGTCTATTTGAGCCTGATCATAATCTTCCGCCACCATCGGGGGCTTCTTATCCTGACGAGAATCGAACGATGGACTTTAACAATCCGTCTTTAACGAATTATATAATGAACTCATCCAACGATCTTTCGTCGAATAATACAACTTGGCAGAAATTTTCTCATCAGTTTCTCAAGACCACTACTTCACCTCCACAACTACAACCAACGAGTAATAACCAGTCACTGTACTTCTCAAACGACGCTCCTTTCTGGAACGCTTCAGCTGCATCCATGACAAATGATCGATCAAGTTTTCTGCCATCATCCCAGCAAATCCAACTCCTAACATCGAGTTTTGAAGAAAATAAACCTTACCCAAGCAATCACACAGTAAAG CCCAAGAAGTCAGAAGAAGTACGTGATTCGAGCTCAGCTTTGAAGAAAAGCAACAATGAACCCTCGTTCAAAAGGCCTCGAATCGAAACCCCATTGCCAACTTTTAAG GTACGAAAGGAGAAATTAGGAGATCGAATCACTGCACTCCAACAATTAGTTTCACCCTTTGGAAAG ACGGACACAGCGTCGGTGCTCTTTGAAGCTATCGAGTACATCAAGTTCCTCCATGATCAAGTCAGT GTTCTGAGTGCTCCGTACCTTAAGAATTGTAGTGCTCACATTCAACACCACCACAAG AATTCTAATAAAAGTAGAGATCATAATGGGCAAGGAAACCGTAATTATCATCAGCAAGATCTTAGAAGCAGAGGATTATGTTTGGTTCCAATTTCAAGCACCTTCCCAGTTACTAATGAGACTGCTACAGATTTCTGGACACCTACGTTTGGTGGTACATACAGGTAG
- the LOC113305313 gene encoding transcription factor bHLH112-like isoform X2 yields MAEEFQQSGICSGNLWNSDRINGSNSLPFSTGTNDVGFNSYVGSWRHNNTTTDHHHHHYPISSLEMNKTRSSTDESGGTSLSGSSSIVYQDIQKPQESDSVGHEGGGNSSDSILMDSTLQMMGFSLSSSSVPSLDWNNQNYLSNNNRSRNGRADEGDDDQVLKDWSNDLKSFNSCGGSGGEDSSSTITSLKQINNGFALDEQQQQPQSSDCTVTCEGLPTSFPINSSTLYGCPTTLLQGLFEPDHNLPPPSGASYPDENRTMDFNNPSLTNYIMNSSNDLSSNNTTWQKFSHQFLKTTTSPPQLQPTSNNQSLYFSNDAPFWNASAASMTNDRSSFLPSSQQIQLLTSSFEENKPYPSNHTVKPKKSEEVRDSSSALKKSNNEPSFKRPRIETPLPTFKVRKEKLGDRITALQQLVSPFGKTDTASVLFEAIEYIKFLHDQVLSAPYLKNCSAHIQHHHKNSNKSRDHNGQGNRNYHQQDLRSRGLCLVPISSTFPVTNETATDFWTPTFGGTYR; encoded by the exons ATGGCAGAAGAGTTTCAACAAAGTGGTATTTGCAGTGGGAATTTGTGGAATTCTGATAGGATTAATGGATCCAATTCATTACCTTTCTCTACAGGTACAAATGATGTAGGATTCAACAGCTACGTTGGATCATGGAGGCACAATAATACTActactgatcatcatcatcatcattatccaaTATCATCATTAGAGATGAATAAAACTAGGTCATCCACTGATGAGTCTGGAGGGACTTCGCTGTCTGGTAGCTCATCGATTGTTTATCAAGATATTCAAAAACCACAAGAATCGGATTCTGTCGGTCATGAAGGTGGAGGCAACAGCAGCGACAGCATCTTAATGGATTCGACGTTACAAATGATGgggttttctctttcttcttcatcagtacCTTCCCTAGATTGGAATAACCAAAATTACTTAAG CAATAATAATCGAAGTCGCAACGGAAGAGCTGATGAAGGAGATGATGATCAAGTCCTAAAAGATTGGAGTAATGATTTGAAAAGTTTTAATTcatgtggtggtagtggtggtgaagATTCATCATCAACTATAACTTCTTTGAAGCAAATAAATAATGGTTTTGCTTTAGACGAACAACAACAACAGCCGCAATCCAGTGATTGCACGGTTACTTGCGAGGGTTTACCAACAAGTTTCCCGATAAATTCTTCTACACTATATGGATGTCCGACAACTTTGTTACAAGGTCTATTTGAGCCTGATCATAATCTTCCGCCACCATCGGGGGCTTCTTATCCTGACGAGAATCGAACGATGGACTTTAACAATCCGTCTTTAACGAATTATATAATGAACTCATCCAACGATCTTTCGTCGAATAATACAACTTGGCAGAAATTTTCTCATCAGTTTCTCAAGACCACTACTTCACCTCCACAACTACAACCAACGAGTAATAACCAGTCACTGTACTTCTCAAACGACGCTCCTTTCTGGAACGCTTCAGCTGCATCCATGACAAATGATCGATCAAGTTTTCTGCCATCATCCCAGCAAATCCAACTCCTAACATCGAGTTTTGAAGAAAATAAACCTTACCCAAGCAATCACACAGTAAAG CCCAAGAAGTCAGAAGAAGTACGTGATTCGAGCTCAGCTTTGAAGAAAAGCAACAATGAACCCTCGTTCAAAAGGCCTCGAATCGAAACCCCATTGCCAACTTTTAAG GTACGAAAGGAGAAATTAGGAGATCGAATCACTGCACTCCAACAATTAGTTTCACCCTTTGGAAAG ACGGACACAGCGTCGGTGCTCTTTGAAGCTATCGAGTACATCAAGTTCCTCCATGATCAA GTTCTGAGTGCTCCGTACCTTAAGAATTGTAGTGCTCACATTCAACACCACCACAAG AATTCTAATAAAAGTAGAGATCATAATGGGCAAGGAAACCGTAATTATCATCAGCAAGATCTTAGAAGCAGAGGATTATGTTTGGTTCCAATTTCAAGCACCTTCCCAGTTACTAATGAGACTGCTACAGATTTCTGGACACCTACGTTTGGTGGTACATACAGGTAG